In a single window of the Rhodamnia argentea isolate NSW1041297 chromosome 2, ASM2092103v1, whole genome shotgun sequence genome:
- the LOC115755643 gene encoding uncharacterized protein LOC115755643, translating to MSSTSRAWIAAASIGAVEALKDQGFCRWNHALRSLHQYAKCNVGSCSQAKRVSSSSAASAISEKIRGGKVKQCEESLRKVMYLSCWGPY from the coding sequence ATGAGTTCAACTAGCAGAGCATGGATTGCTGCAGCGAGCATTGGGGCAGTGGAGGCACTGAAAGACCAGGGATTTTGCCGGTGGAACCACGCGCTCAGGTCGCTCCACCAATACGCCAAGTGCAATGTCGGATCTTGTTCTCAGGCCAAGAGAGTGTCTTCGTCCTCGGCTGCTTCTGCCATTTCTGAGAAAATCAGAGGAGGGAAAGTGAAGCAGTGTGAAGAGTCTTTGAGGAAAGTCATGTATTTGAGTTGCTGGGGACCTTACTAA